A DNA window from Helianthus annuus cultivar XRQ/B chromosome 15, HanXRQr2.0-SUNRISE, whole genome shotgun sequence contains the following coding sequences:
- the LOC110913646 gene encoding putative F-box/kelch-repeat protein At1g12870 — protein MSSLNNSIFTTPSGAHNSCSSKMLDNELKRNLETVYDVDLCSSQSSTKPRQGDCENNEVLDVWFHMDISFIIVVLKDYLLLGIMELIGDDMIFEEILSRLPAKAVCRFKCVSKQWCYELSTPKFVFIHTRRVGNSIQKKLLSLKESSIVVDDIVSGNLEVDTSKTVNFPYDVHPSFLSIICSFNGLILVCIKRNPNELVLWNPTTRRFKLISDDYFIRYFGRHYDTGGMYLDEDNDLKVLHINCYWDVVTARVYSRRHDSWRKLNFLNGTQFASNFYSWSSGTYSGKTIYFIVSSYWIPPGERNIVAYDVISESFSLLRFPERIEVNPCQVHFLTISNKLHVIVVHYAGELIADLVKYEHDDWIKVFSFNKARIVQHLEPQQRTNVIQDNKWLITSICGDTVEVLLCNDSFNYIQHVDSYNGPKGALFFETIVSPFD, from the exons ATGTCCAGTTTGAACAACAGCATCTTTACTACACCCTCTGGAGCTCATAATAGTTGTTCTTCAAAGATGCTGGACAATGAGCTGAAGCGTAATTTGGAAACGGTTTATGATGTGGATCTTTGTTCTTCTCAGTCTTCAACTAAACCGCGTCAGGGTGATTGTGAGAACAATGAAG TACTTGATGTTTGGTTTCATATGGATATTTCGTTTATTATCGTGGTATTAAAAGATTATTT aTTATTAGGAATCATGGAACTTATTGGGGATGACATGATATTTGAAGAGATCTTATCGAGACTACCTGCAAAGGCAGTTTGTCGTTTCAAATGTGTTTCTAAACAATGGTGTTATGAATTATCCAcaccaaagtttgttttcatccaTACTCGGCGAGTTGGAAATTCAATACAAAAGAAGCTGCTCTCCTTGAAAGAAAGTTCCATAGTCGTTGACGACATAGTATCTGGCAACTTAGAAGTCGATACTAGCAAAACCGTAAATTTTCCATATGATGTCCATCCATCCTTTTTAAGCATTATATGTTCGTTTAATGGTCTGATTTTAGTTTGCATTAAAAGGAATCCCAATGAGCTGGTCCTTTGGAATCCAACGACGAGACGTTTTAAGTTGATATCGGACGACTACTTTATTCGTTATTTTGGTCGACACTACGATACTGGTGGAATGTACTTAGATGAGGACAACGATCTAAAAGTGCTTCATATTAATTGTTACTGGGACGTAGTTACTGCTCGTGTATATTCACGACGTCATGACTCATGGAGAAAATTAAACTTCTTGAACGGAACTCAATTCGCTTCAAACTTTTATTCATGGTCTTCTGGAACTTATTCCGGCAAAACAATATATTTCATTGTTTCAAGCTACTGGATTCCACCTGGTGAAAGGAACATAGTTGCTTACGATGTTATCTCTGAATCTTTCAGTTTACTTCGTTTTCCGGAGCGTATTGAAGTCAATCCTTGCCAAGTACATTTTCTAACAATTTCGAACAAGCTCCATGTCATTGTTGTTCATTATGCTGGTGAACTAATTGCAGATTTGGTCAAATATGAACATGATGACTGGATCAAGGTCTTTTCTTTCAATAAGGCTCGCATAGTTCAACATTTGGAGCCTCAGCAAAGGACAAATGTAATTCAAGACAACAAGTGGTTGATAACCAGTATTTGTGGAGATACTGTTGAAGTTCTACTTTGCAATGATTCTTTTAACTACATCCAACATGTTGACAGCTACAACGGACCGAAAGGCGCATTATTTTTTGAGACAATTGTTTCGCCTTTCGATTAA
- the LOC110911529 gene encoding uncharacterized protein LOC110911529 yields MASYLLHPSTIFTKIYPKKLHFQPSNTQIPKINPTHFISRPYFPNKPSKILNFPQNPCSTTTKSSQSPSPTSGFLDNLEKDESFSSSSSIQDSPVKFLFWVCLWASVSVALFAFSPDDAKAQQAESAVKSIKASGFGLKVAGFLRGSGWPDPVVVFALATLPVIELRGAIPVGYWLQLNPVVLTALSVLGNMVPVPLIVLYLKPLATFLAGTNKTAARLLNLLFENAKQKAGPIEEFRWLGLMLFVAVPFPGTGAWTGAIIASILDLPFWSAVSANFFGVVLAGLLVNMLVNIGLKYAVVACIVMFIASGFMWSLLRVLKQRLSSSS; encoded by the exons ATGGCTTCCTATCTTCTTCACCCATCAACAATCTTTACTAAAATCTACCCAAAAAAACTTCATTTCCAACCCTCAAACACCCAAATCCCCAAAATCAACCCAACCCATTTCATTTCAAGACCCTATTTCCCCAACAAACCCTCAAAAATTCTCAATTTCCCTCAAAACCCATGTTCCACAACCACGAAATCTTCACAATCACCATCACCCACAAGTGGGTTTCTTGATAATCTTGAAAAAGATGAATctttttcatcttcttcatcaattCAAGACTCCCCAGTGAAATTCTTGTTCTGGGTGTGTTTATGGGCCTCTGTTTCCGTAGCTTTGTTTGCATTTTCTCCTGATGATGCTAAGGCCCAACAAGCAGAAAGTGCTGTGAAATCCATTAAAGCTTCAGGCTTTGGGCTTAAAGTTGCGGGCTTTTTGAGAGGGTCGGGTTGGCCCGACCCGGTTGTGGTGTTTGCTTTGGCTACATTGCCTGTTATTGAGCTTCGTGGGGCTATTCCTGTTGGGTATTGGTTGCAGCTTAACCCTGTTGTTCTCACTGCTTTATCTGTTTTAGG GAACATGGTGCCGGTGCCTTTAATCGTACTCTACTTAAAACCACTTGCAACTTTCCTGGCTGGGACCAACAAGACAGCAGCTCGGCTGCTAAACCTATTGTTTGAGAACGCAAAGCAAAAAGCGGGTCCCATTGAAGAGTTCCGATGGCTCGGTCTAATGCTGTTTGTAGCAGTACCATTCCCAGGTACCGGTGCATGGACCGGAGCCATTATAGCTTCAATTCTTGATCTCCCATTTTGGTCAGCTGTATCTGCAAACTTTTTTGGGGTTGTGTTGGCCGGGCTTTTGGTCAACATGTTGGTCAACATCGGGCTCAAGTATGCTGTTGTTGCTTGTATTGTAATGTTCATTGCTTCCGGGTTCATGTGGAGCTTACTTCGTGTTTTGAAACAACGTTTGAGCTCATCGTCGTAA